The following are encoded in a window of Telmatobacter sp. DSM 110680 genomic DNA:
- a CDS encoding arabinofuranosidase catalytic domain-containing protein — MKLKTLSSFGAILSATVFLFASAMTPVQLASAQTAGARPCDLYATATPCVAAISTTRALYKSYSGPLYEVTRASDKTSTSIGLLRDGFANAAAQDAFCAGTSCTITKIYDQSPNHNDLTPAPAGGAAHGLGPNGYDIPAVANALSLVAGKHKVYGVAISPGMGYRNDSAKQTAVNGAPEGVYMVSSALNLNEKCCFDFGNAETNNLDNQAGHMDAINIMCHGNPCSPDAGLDMEDGIYGHLKVPAGTTFVTDMGASDGQHSFAIYQGNAQAGALTSTGVIPLPKGYQPMKQEGAIILGIGGDNSNWASGYFFEGVMTKGMPSANAMEAVQRNIVAAGYSGELKR; from the coding sequence ATGAAACTAAAAACGCTTTCATCGTTTGGAGCAATTCTCTCCGCTACAGTTTTTCTCTTTGCGTCCGCAATGACCCCGGTTCAACTAGCTTCAGCACAAACGGCCGGAGCTCGCCCGTGTGATCTCTACGCCACAGCGACTCCTTGCGTTGCCGCTATCAGCACGACACGCGCTTTGTACAAGTCATATTCCGGCCCGCTCTACGAAGTCACTCGGGCGTCAGACAAGACATCGACCAGCATCGGCCTACTCCGCGATGGGTTCGCCAATGCTGCCGCGCAGGACGCGTTCTGCGCCGGCACCTCCTGCACTATAACCAAGATCTACGATCAGTCACCGAACCACAATGACCTCACGCCCGCGCCTGCTGGTGGCGCTGCTCATGGCCTGGGTCCCAACGGCTACGACATACCGGCCGTGGCGAATGCTCTTTCGCTGGTGGCGGGGAAGCACAAGGTTTACGGCGTCGCGATCTCTCCGGGCATGGGATACCGCAACGACAGTGCGAAGCAAACAGCAGTTAACGGTGCGCCCGAGGGTGTCTACATGGTTAGCTCGGCTCTCAATCTGAACGAGAAGTGCTGCTTCGACTTCGGCAACGCCGAGACTAACAATCTCGATAACCAAGCTGGTCATATGGACGCCATCAACATCATGTGTCACGGCAACCCATGCAGTCCCGACGCAGGACTCGACATGGAGGATGGAATTTATGGCCATCTCAAGGTGCCCGCCGGCACCACTTTCGTCACAGACATGGGCGCGAGCGACGGGCAGCATAGCTTCGCCATTTATCAAGGAAACGCGCAGGCGGGAGCGTTAACCTCGACCGGCGTGATTCCGCTCCCCAAGGGCTATCAACCAATGAAGCAGGAGGGAGCGATCATCCTTGGCATCGGTGGCGATAACAGCAACTGGGCGAGTGGCTATTTCTTTGAAGGTGTGATGACGAAGGGAATGCCGAGCGCGAACGCGATGGAAGCGGTGCAGCGCAACATTGTCGCGGCTGGTTACAGCGGCGAACTAAAGCGTTAA